A region of Nocardioides sp. JS614 DNA encodes the following proteins:
- a CDS encoding aldehyde dehydrogenase family protein translates to MSLGITAPTDAISMDMQMLIGGNWVDALGEERIPVESPSTMTTIGSVPRARSVDIDRAVVAARQSFPAWRDTPPRQRGRLLARIADALEPLAEELARTISTENGNAIRTQSRGEVAFSVDVFRYFGGIASEAKGETIPLGSTVLDYSRREPFGVVGAIVPWNAPLQLSAMKIAPALAMGNTIVLKVAEDAPLAVLRLAEVANQVLPAGVLNVIPGYGDEAGEALIRHADVDKLTFTGSTAIGSHVMATAAERIVPVSLELGGKNPQIVFPDADNDEVARGAIMAMRFARQGQSCTAGSRLFVHSSIFDSYLDRFVGALRELRVGDPLDEASDIGAIVNRKQFDKVCGYISEGIESNSTVLLGGLPPSDGPLANGYYVTPTVLSQVDPAWRLAREEIFGPVVCAIPWTDEEEVLELANRSHYGLSAFIWTSNLGAALRAAHAVESGWVQVNQGGGQVLGQSYGGFRRSGIGREFSLEGMLDSYTHRKHVSINLAPIG, encoded by the coding sequence ATGAGCCTCGGCATCACCGCGCCGACAGACGCGATCTCGATGGACATGCAGATGCTCATCGGAGGCAACTGGGTGGACGCGCTGGGCGAGGAACGCATCCCCGTCGAGAGCCCCAGCACGATGACCACGATCGGATCCGTTCCGCGCGCACGCTCCGTCGACATTGATCGTGCAGTGGTCGCGGCGCGCCAGTCGTTCCCGGCCTGGCGTGATACACCGCCACGGCAACGGGGGCGACTGCTCGCACGAATCGCTGACGCCCTGGAACCGTTGGCCGAAGAACTTGCTCGAACAATCTCCACCGAGAACGGCAACGCGATTCGGACACAGTCTCGCGGAGAGGTCGCGTTCTCCGTCGACGTATTCCGGTACTTCGGGGGGATTGCAAGCGAGGCCAAGGGAGAGACCATTCCGCTGGGAAGCACAGTCCTCGACTACTCCCGTCGTGAGCCTTTCGGCGTCGTCGGTGCGATCGTTCCCTGGAATGCGCCCTTACAGCTCAGCGCCATGAAGATCGCTCCGGCTTTGGCAATGGGAAACACCATCGTCCTCAAGGTTGCCGAAGATGCTCCGCTGGCGGTGCTCCGGCTGGCCGAGGTTGCCAACCAAGTCCTGCCGGCGGGCGTCCTCAACGTCATCCCAGGGTATGGCGACGAAGCAGGCGAAGCGCTCATTCGCCATGCCGACGTCGATAAGTTGACCTTCACGGGCTCGACTGCGATCGGCAGTCACGTCATGGCGACGGCCGCGGAAAGAATCGTTCCAGTCTCGCTGGAGCTCGGAGGGAAGAACCCACAGATAGTCTTTCCGGACGCGGACAACGACGAAGTAGCACGTGGCGCCATCATGGCAATGCGGTTCGCTCGCCAAGGCCAGTCGTGTACTGCAGGGTCGCGTCTATTCGTGCACTCCTCAATCTTCGATTCCTACCTCGATCGATTCGTTGGCGCGCTACGCGAACTCAGGGTCGGTGACCCATTGGACGAAGCCTCCGACATCGGCGCCATCGTCAATAGGAAGCAGTTCGACAAAGTCTGCGGCTACATCTCGGAGGGCATCGAATCGAACTCGACCGTGCTGCTCGGTGGACTCCCGCCCTCCGACGGGCCACTAGCGAACGGCTACTACGTCACGCCCACAGTGCTGTCGCAGGTCGATCCTGCGTGGCGCCTGGCTCGCGAGGAGATCTTCGGGCCCGTCGTGTGTGCCATCCCGTGGACCGATGAGGAGGAGGTCTTGGAACTCGCCAACCGGTCCCACTATGGGCTGAGCGCGTTTATTTGGACCTCTAACCTCGGAGCTGCCTTGCGAGCGGCACATGCGGTCGAGAGCGGATGGGTTCAGGTGAATCAAGGCGGCGGTCAAGTACTTGGCCAGTCCTACGGAGGGTTTAGGCGGAGCGGCATCGGGCGCGAGTTCTCACTCGAAGGAATGCTCGACAGCTACACCCATCGCAAGCACGTCTCGATCAATCTCGCTCCCATCGGATAG
- a CDS encoding helix-turn-helix domain-containing protein produces the protein MTAGEQTRQVRAATTRLLLLDTTVACLAELGYAGTTGPAVAERAGLSRGAQLHHFGTRDQMVVAAVEHLAQQRLTHVDDSLAKRMGDRADASAQSSRAAALAALELLAEAMSGPLYGATLELWAAARTNDDLRKHLVPAEERVRADLRDVCRAWITTDPLLVELTLDLLRGRGVSGMLVPHPSDAQRLVLERWIDTIDAVETIGAVGFREGGRAQ, from the coding sequence GTGACTGCTGGCGAACAGACCCGACAGGTTCGGGCGGCGACAACCCGCCTGCTGTTGCTGGACACCACCGTGGCGTGCCTGGCGGAGCTGGGGTACGCGGGGACCACTGGGCCGGCGGTAGCTGAGCGAGCCGGCTTGTCGCGAGGCGCGCAGCTCCACCACTTCGGCACGCGAGACCAGATGGTCGTCGCGGCTGTCGAGCACCTGGCCCAGCAGCGCCTGACGCATGTTGACGACAGCCTTGCGAAGCGCATGGGAGACAGGGCGGATGCCTCGGCTCAATCCAGCAGGGCGGCGGCGCTGGCGGCCCTCGAGCTCCTGGCGGAGGCGATGTCCGGGCCGCTGTACGGAGCGACGTTGGAACTGTGGGCCGCGGCGCGAACCAACGACGACCTTCGCAAGCACCTGGTGCCGGCCGAGGAACGCGTGCGCGCCGATCTTCGCGACGTCTGTCGCGCATGGATCACGACGGACCCGCTACTGGTTGAACTCACTCTGGATCTCCTGCGAGGCCGGGGCGTGAGCGGGATGCTGGTCCCTCACCCTTCTGATGCGCAACGGCTTGTCCTGGAGCGTTGGATCGACACGATCGACGCCGTCGAGACCATTGGTGCGGTCGGTTTCCGCGAGGGCGGCAGGGCGCAGTGA
- a CDS encoding cytochrome P450: MDHQQLTYSPFDPTVIADPYPVYRELRDNAPAYWSPQASSWVLSRHQDVWGALADPTTYSSASGIFPTPPGVDMTELFLPMLIMSDPPRHTQLRRLVSKAFTPRRIAGLEAHIETLVDGLLDEAPEAGAWDFVSGFAGPLPAIVIADMLGVPSEDRDRFRTWSTTLIQSNPTRGEFGAGLDAASALYEYFSAFLAERRAHPQDDLMTALVHAEVDGEHLSEDELLGFCLLLLVAGHETTTNLLSNSAVVLAQHPDSRRQLADNPKLVPAAVEELLRYDSPVQGLARTLTRQVDLHGQAMEPGDTVLLLFGSANRDDQAFPEADHFDIHRDPERQVAFGRGIHFCLGASLARLEARIALETLLARRRDWDVDLDSAVRLRSGPIRGYSSLPLR; encoded by the coding sequence ATGGACCACCAGCAGCTGACCTACAGTCCGTTTGACCCAACGGTGATCGCGGATCCCTACCCCGTGTACCGCGAGCTTCGCGACAACGCCCCCGCGTACTGGTCGCCACAGGCAAGCTCTTGGGTGCTCAGCCGCCACCAGGACGTCTGGGGAGCCCTGGCCGACCCGACGACTTACTCCTCGGCGTCCGGCATCTTCCCCACCCCACCCGGCGTGGACATGACCGAACTGTTCCTGCCCATGCTCATCATGAGCGACCCTCCCCGGCACACCCAGCTGCGCCGCCTCGTCAGCAAGGCCTTCACCCCACGCCGCATCGCCGGGCTCGAGGCGCACATCGAGACCCTCGTCGATGGCCTCCTCGACGAGGCCCCGGAGGCCGGCGCCTGGGACTTCGTCTCCGGGTTCGCCGGCCCGCTGCCGGCCATCGTCATCGCCGACATGCTCGGCGTGCCGAGTGAAGACCGCGACCGCTTCCGAACCTGGTCCACCACCCTCATCCAGTCCAACCCCACCCGAGGCGAGTTCGGCGCAGGGCTGGACGCCGCGTCCGCGCTCTACGAATACTTCTCCGCGTTCCTCGCCGAACGACGGGCGCACCCCCAAGACGACCTGATGACCGCACTCGTCCACGCCGAGGTGGACGGTGAACATCTCAGTGAGGACGAGCTCCTTGGCTTCTGCCTGCTGCTACTCGTCGCCGGGCACGAGACGACCACGAACCTGCTCTCCAACAGCGCCGTCGTCCTCGCCCAACACCCCGATAGCCGACGACAGCTGGCCGACAACCCCAAGCTCGTCCCGGCAGCAGTCGAGGAGTTGCTCCGCTACGACTCCCCGGTCCAAGGCCTGGCACGCACCTTGACGCGACAGGTGGACCTGCACGGGCAGGCCATGGAACCCGGCGACACCGTGCTGTTGCTCTTCGGCTCGGCCAACCGAGACGACCAAGCGTTCCCCGAAGCGGACCACTTCGACATCCACCGTGACCCGGAACGCCAGGTCGCGTTCGGACGCGGCATCCACTTCTGCCTCGGCGCATCCCTGGCCCGCCTCGAAGCACGCATCGCGCTGGAAACACTCCTAGCCCGCCGCCGTGACTGGGACGTCGACCTCGACTCAGCGGTGCGACTCCGCTCCGGGCCGATCCGCGGGTACTCCTCGCTGCCCCTGCGATAG
- a CDS encoding NAD(P)-dependent oxidoreductase encodes MLGQPVRFCTGGARSWPLSLDLATPSVASKFLTPTLTTGDGLDMERIAFIGLGNMGNSMAKNLIAAGFDVVGFDADSRTNQRSAETGIPVAADVVDAVTGADVVITMLPNGDILRQVLLGAGAESGVLNYLAPGALVIDSSSIDVANCLAVHESAASAGIAFLDAPVSGGVGGAAAGTLTFMVGGDEAHVRRAWPLFEAMGKKVVRVGGPSTGQAVKMCNQMIYASSLVAVAEAFSLADKLGVAPKMLFEVVTSSSGDCWAIRNSCPWPDVVEGGSAADEGFAPRFSSRLMSKDLRLATSAASNVGQPLPLTGKTVTFYEKVAVHEPALDVTAVIREINEAGASTATVVTR; translated from the coding sequence ATGCTGGGTCAACCTGTTCGTTTCTGCACAGGAGGTGCACGCAGTTGGCCCTTGTCCTTGGACCTTGCTACGCCGAGTGTTGCGTCCAAATTCCTTACTCCAACACTGACTACGGGAGATGGCCTCGACATGGAGCGCATCGCATTCATTGGACTCGGCAACATGGGCAACTCGATGGCGAAGAACCTGATCGCCGCCGGGTTCGACGTGGTTGGGTTCGACGCCGACTCTCGTACGAACCAGCGTTCGGCCGAGACAGGCATCCCAGTCGCCGCGGACGTTGTGGACGCCGTCACCGGCGCAGACGTTGTGATCACGATGCTCCCCAATGGCGACATCCTTCGCCAGGTGCTGCTGGGCGCTGGCGCCGAATCTGGCGTCTTGAACTACCTCGCACCGGGGGCGCTCGTCATCGACTCATCCTCGATCGACGTCGCCAACTGTTTGGCGGTACACGAGAGCGCGGCCTCGGCGGGCATCGCCTTCCTCGACGCTCCGGTCTCCGGCGGGGTCGGAGGCGCTGCGGCAGGGACCCTCACCTTTATGGTGGGTGGGGACGAAGCACACGTGAGGCGAGCCTGGCCGCTCTTCGAGGCCATGGGCAAGAAGGTCGTTCGAGTCGGCGGACCGTCGACCGGACAAGCCGTCAAGATGTGCAATCAGATGATCTACGCCTCGTCGCTCGTCGCGGTTGCAGAAGCCTTCTCTCTCGCCGACAAACTCGGTGTCGCACCGAAGATGCTGTTCGAGGTAGTCACGAGCTCCTCAGGAGACTGTTGGGCCATCCGCAACTCCTGCCCCTGGCCCGATGTTGTCGAAGGAGGATCAGCAGCCGACGAAGGCTTCGCCCCACGCTTCTCCTCGCGGCTAATGAGCAAGGATCTTCGACTGGCTACCTCCGCAGCCTCGAACGTTGGCCAGCCTCTGCCTCTGACGGGCAAGACTGTGACGTTCTACGAGAAGGTCGCCGTACATGAGCCGGCACTTGATGTCACTGCCGTGATCCGCGAGATCAATGAAGCCGGCGCGTCTACTGCGACTGTAGTCACCCGATGA
- a CDS encoding PaaI family thioesterase — protein sequence MSRLDELIATFAEKFRPREDGTRLPSHHANCLGCGEDNPHGHRLEVRRAGQGVVAEHTFDHRHEGAPGIAHGGALATVVDDLYGFLQYLVGGPAVTRRLEIEYLRPVLLDVPYRLEAHLTGRKERRLEVEASIADPEGQIVLTSTAVFVLVDVGHFATAYARTQENTSTSAITDTAAEAGDPGTVPWPQP from the coding sequence GTGAGTCGTCTTGATGAGCTGATCGCGACGTTCGCTGAGAAGTTCCGTCCTCGAGAGGACGGAACTCGTCTTCCTTCGCACCACGCCAACTGCCTGGGCTGCGGCGAGGACAATCCGCATGGCCACCGTCTCGAGGTGCGACGTGCCGGGCAGGGCGTGGTCGCTGAACACACCTTCGACCATCGGCACGAAGGCGCACCGGGTATCGCTCATGGTGGGGCCTTGGCGACGGTCGTCGACGACCTCTACGGTTTTCTCCAGTACCTGGTGGGCGGCCCCGCGGTCACTCGACGCCTTGAGATCGAATACTTGCGTCCAGTGCTCCTCGACGTCCCGTACCGGTTGGAGGCCCACCTCACCGGCCGCAAGGAGCGCCGGCTCGAGGTCGAAGCGAGCATCGCCGACCCGGAGGGGCAGATTGTGCTCACCTCGACCGCCGTGTTCGTGCTCGTCGACGTCGGCCACTTCGCGACCGCGTACGCACGAACCCAGGAGAACACCTCCACAAGCGCGATCACCGATACCGCAGCCGAGGCCGGAGACCCGGGAACCGTCCCGTGGCCGCAGCCGTGA
- a CDS encoding TetR/AcrR family transcriptional regulator — MIAERGLDGTKIEDIAEATGIPKATIYYHLDGKNAVLEFLLTDLLEMIAGAVGVAVSSAEDARTRLEAAVAAQLGVMLAHPFLCRALVGDLGRATRLPDLAVALRSAFYEPIEKLLADGVADGSLRQVADPGAVALSVFGAITVAGLSAAVEGPSADPSADAARFSAAVGELILDGLATPRPRGGHESDERP, encoded by the coding sequence TTGATCGCGGAGCGCGGTCTGGATGGCACCAAGATCGAGGACATCGCCGAGGCCACGGGCATTCCCAAGGCCACGATCTACTACCACCTCGATGGCAAGAACGCCGTCCTGGAGTTCCTCCTCACCGACCTGCTGGAGATGATCGCTGGGGCCGTCGGTGTTGCGGTGTCGAGCGCTGAGGACGCGCGGACCCGTCTCGAGGCGGCAGTCGCCGCGCAGTTGGGCGTGATGCTCGCGCACCCGTTCCTGTGCCGGGCGCTGGTGGGCGACCTCGGTCGGGCCACCCGGCTGCCTGACCTGGCGGTGGCGTTGCGCAGCGCGTTCTACGAGCCGATCGAGAAGCTGCTGGCCGACGGCGTCGCCGACGGGTCGCTGCGCCAGGTCGCCGATCCGGGCGCCGTGGCCCTGAGCGTCTTCGGCGCCATCACCGTCGCCGGCCTCAGTGCAGCGGTCGAGGGGCCGTCCGCCGATCCGTCCGCCGACGCAGCGCGCTTCTCCGCCGCGGTCGGCGAACTCATCCTCGACGGCCTCGCCACGCCTCGCCCGCGCGGTGGCCACGAATCGGACGAGCGGCCGTGA
- a CDS encoding DUF4872 domain-containing protein gives MKLSMSRHDIVVIGYDDDAQVALVVDNDREDIQQVHYDALARARSSTSFPQPTRHTMYDITWPTELPDLASAAAGAFAQSARSMNEPATAAGIFDDLHPAPGDAAGGLRGTQEEVHSAGVAAATAFAEDIAGWMQHDDEQLELMLFSLGAFIEKAGTAGGLFRRLLEQGASEIAQMTGDEATAALARSASATANAWTSVAKAATARERSAHERVRDAAKAASALPELEFTLTERLRGASEALRG, from the coding sequence GTGAAGCTCTCGATGAGTCGCCACGACATCGTGGTCATCGGGTACGACGACGACGCCCAGGTAGCTCTTGTGGTCGACAACGATCGCGAAGACATCCAACAGGTTCACTACGACGCCCTCGCCCGGGCCCGTTCCTCGACCTCGTTCCCGCAGCCCACCCGACACACCATGTACGACATCACGTGGCCCACTGAGCTTCCGGATCTGGCATCCGCCGCCGCTGGCGCGTTCGCTCAGTCAGCCCGGTCCATGAACGAGCCGGCCACCGCTGCCGGCATCTTCGACGACCTACACCCCGCGCCGGGTGACGCTGCTGGAGGGCTCCGCGGCACCCAGGAGGAGGTCCACAGTGCCGGGGTTGCGGCAGCGACTGCTTTCGCCGAGGACATCGCGGGCTGGATGCAACACGACGACGAGCAGCTGGAACTCATGTTGTTCAGCCTCGGCGCGTTCATCGAGAAGGCAGGAACCGCCGGTGGTCTCTTCCGTCGGCTCCTGGAGCAGGGTGCCTCCGAGATCGCGCAGATGACCGGGGATGAGGCGACTGCCGCCCTTGCGCGTTCGGCCAGCGCCACCGCGAACGCTTGGACTTCCGTGGCGAAAGCGGCTACCGCTCGCGAGAGGTCAGCGCATGAACGGGTTCGCGACGCCGCGAAAGCGGCGTCGGCCCTCCCTGAGCTCGAGTTCACGTTGACCGAACGCCTCCGGGGCGCCTCAGAGGCGCTTCGAGGGTGA
- a CDS encoding BtrH N-terminal domain-containing protein translates to MTTSRASVQVSPYPHRTGGHCGSGALRDLLEWAGLGWDGPPIEGLVFTLGGALGLSYVRSPNLFPPLYLVGRGGELELDLPRRLGGTAQQRATDDPTEGWSWVRSEVDQGRPVMVWADIAELPTCE, encoded by the coding sequence ATGACGACCAGCCGTGCGTCCGTCCAGGTGTCGCCGTATCCGCATCGGACGGGTGGACACTGCGGTTCCGGCGCCCTACGAGACCTCCTGGAATGGGCCGGACTCGGATGGGACGGCCCTCCCATCGAAGGCCTGGTCTTCACCCTCGGCGGCGCGCTCGGTCTGTCCTACGTACGCTCGCCCAACCTGTTCCCCCCCTTATACCTGGTTGGCCGCGGCGGTGAACTCGAACTGGACCTACCTCGCCGGCTCGGCGGGACCGCCCAGCAGCGGGCCACCGACGACCCCACCGAGGGGTGGTCCTGGGTGCGCTCGGAGGTCGACCAAGGCCGACCGGTGATGGTGTGGGCCGACATCGCTGAACTGCCTACCTGCGAGTGA
- a CDS encoding MMPL family transporter: MVLGWVLAAAALSLLVTPLGTVVERSSTAFLPEDSPTLHGLRVMDTAFGSGDTQSYVFVVITDDDGLGAADRRVYADLVHALEEEPGRVSEVQDYLGQPQAQRSMTSKDGEATYLVVGLRSAVGSPASDEDVKWLRSVVDELDVPPGTDVHVTGDPAMITDLTTAVNDASLKITAVSLLLLVGILWLVYRRFATVLVSLVTIGVALLCTRGALAWAGEHGLALSTYTDAFVVAITLGAGTDYCVFLISRFREEYGNGLEPSEAVAESVSRVGPALLASAATVILGATCLGFTDLAIFATTGPPMAICVAVTVAVSLTFTPALMRWLGPRIGPAPATRADSRWARTGRLVARRPAQILIAGVTVLILLALVLPTMQLSFDERAAQPADTPSNLGLAAMAEHFPPNQTLPDYVLIGSDHDMANTRDLAVLNSVSAAVAKVDGADQVRSITQPTGTSLKPASIANQLGKLAQGLRKADRKLEAGEPGLERLASGAGDLGGALDQVSSGAGKAQDGAGKLSDGTRRIADGLGQAADRTNQAASGARRLRDGAAALAAGLSTAHDQVTQAVEGLGTIVEALEGDPLCTADPTCRRSREGLRTIYTGQRDQLLPGLAKAAAGAERLAAGDGRLATGLDQLAAGLRQAQSGSNRIARGQALLSEKLGELEGGTERLATGAAGIAPGIEQLLTQTEKLSNGLEDSGDYLRAVNQRADTPEAGGFYLPASALEKPDFALARNLFLSEDGKLARIQVTGDTDPLTPAGQERYNEIQDAAEQAMNNTRLDGSTVLATGAAGLGADLAHYLAEDAVLVVAAVLLMVLLILILTLRALVAPLYLLASVVLSCAAALGLTTLVFQHLIGQDIHFTVPVIVFVLLVAVGADYNILLMSRMRESGLALDRDEVARAVTATGPVITAAGLIFASTFVALLFSPVEALAQTGFAVAAGLLLDTFVVRTLVVPACAALLEDRSWWPHRNPAAASAPQPGTTAGARA; encoded by the coding sequence GTGGTTCTCGGCTGGGTGCTGGCGGCCGCGGCGCTCTCGCTCCTGGTGACTCCGCTAGGGACCGTGGTCGAACGCAGCAGCACCGCGTTCCTGCCCGAGGACTCCCCGACGCTGCACGGGCTGCGGGTGATGGACACCGCCTTTGGGTCCGGCGACACCCAGTCCTACGTGTTTGTCGTCATCACCGACGACGACGGGCTGGGTGCCGCTGACCGTCGTGTCTACGCCGACCTCGTTCACGCCCTCGAGGAGGAGCCGGGGCGGGTCTCGGAGGTCCAGGACTACCTCGGCCAACCCCAGGCGCAGCGGTCGATGACCAGCAAGGACGGCGAAGCGACCTACCTGGTCGTCGGGCTGCGCTCCGCGGTCGGGTCACCGGCCTCCGATGAGGACGTGAAGTGGCTTCGCTCGGTCGTCGACGAGCTCGACGTCCCACCCGGAACCGACGTCCACGTGACCGGCGACCCAGCGATGATCACAGACCTGACCACGGCGGTGAACGACGCCTCGTTGAAGATCACCGCCGTCTCCCTCCTCCTGCTGGTCGGGATCCTGTGGCTGGTCTACCGCCGGTTCGCGACCGTGCTCGTGTCGCTGGTGACCATCGGCGTGGCCTTGTTGTGCACCCGCGGCGCCCTTGCCTGGGCAGGGGAGCATGGGCTGGCGCTGTCCACCTACACCGATGCGTTCGTCGTGGCTATCACGTTGGGCGCCGGGACCGACTACTGCGTGTTCCTCATCTCCCGATTCCGCGAGGAGTACGGCAACGGCCTCGAACCCTCCGAAGCGGTCGCCGAGTCGGTCTCCCGGGTCGGCCCAGCACTGCTCGCCTCGGCGGCCACCGTCATCCTCGGCGCCACCTGCCTGGGCTTCACCGATCTCGCCATCTTCGCCACCACCGGCCCCCCGATGGCGATCTGCGTCGCAGTCACCGTCGCGGTCAGCCTCACCTTCACCCCCGCACTGATGCGCTGGCTCGGCCCGCGAATCGGACCCGCCCCGGCAACCCGGGCGGACTCCCGTTGGGCCCGCACCGGACGCCTCGTCGCCCGCCGCCCCGCCCAGATCCTGATCGCCGGGGTGACGGTGCTGATTCTGCTGGCGTTGGTGCTGCCCACGATGCAGCTCTCCTTCGACGAACGTGCAGCCCAACCCGCCGACACCCCCAGCAACCTGGGACTTGCTGCGATGGCCGAGCACTTCCCGCCGAACCAGACGCTGCCGGACTACGTGCTCATCGGTTCCGACCACGACATGGCCAACACCCGAGACCTTGCCGTCCTGAACTCGGTCAGCGCCGCGGTAGCCAAGGTCGACGGCGCCGACCAGGTCCGCAGCATCACCCAGCCGACCGGCACATCGCTAAAGCCCGCCTCGATCGCCAACCAGCTCGGCAAGCTCGCCCAAGGACTGCGCAAGGCCGACCGCAAGCTCGAGGCCGGAGAGCCCGGGCTGGAACGACTCGCGTCGGGGGCCGGAGACCTCGGCGGCGCCCTCGACCAGGTCTCCTCCGGCGCCGGCAAGGCCCAAGACGGCGCCGGGAAGCTCAGCGACGGCACCCGCCGCATCGCCGACGGCCTCGGCCAGGCCGCCGACCGCACGAACCAGGCCGCCAGCGGTGCCCGCAGGCTCCGCGACGGTGCCGCCGCGCTGGCCGCCGGACTCAGCACCGCCCACGACCAGGTCACCCAAGCGGTCGAGGGCCTCGGCACGATCGTCGAGGCCCTTGAGGGCGACCCGCTCTGTACGGCCGACCCGACCTGCAGACGTTCCCGCGAAGGGCTGCGCACGATCTACACCGGACAGCGGGACCAGCTCCTGCCAGGCCTCGCCAAAGCGGCCGCCGGCGCCGAGCGTCTTGCTGCCGGCGACGGACGCCTCGCGACCGGGCTCGACCAGCTCGCCGCCGGACTTCGCCAGGCACAGTCCGGCAGCAACCGGATCGCCCGCGGGCAGGCCCTGTTGAGCGAGAAGCTCGGCGAACTCGAAGGAGGCACCGAGCGGCTCGCGACCGGGGCCGCCGGTATCGCACCGGGCATCGAGCAGCTCCTGACGCAGACCGAGAAGTTGAGCAACGGGCTCGAGGACTCCGGCGACTACCTCCGCGCCGTCAACCAACGTGCCGACACTCCCGAGGCCGGCGGTTTCTACCTACCCGCCTCCGCGCTCGAGAAGCCCGATTTCGCTCTTGCCCGCAACCTGTTCCTCTCCGAGGACGGAAAACTGGCCCGAATCCAGGTGACCGGCGACACCGACCCCCTCACCCCCGCCGGCCAGGAGCGCTACAACGAGATCCAGGACGCCGCCGAGCAGGCCATGAACAACACCCGCCTCGATGGCTCCACCGTCCTCGCCACCGGCGCCGCCGGCCTGGGCGCCGACCTCGCCCACTACCTTGCCGAGGATGCCGTCCTGGTAGTCGCGGCCGTCCTGCTCATGGTGCTGCTGATCCTCATCCTCACCCTGCGCGCTCTGGTCGCACCGCTCTACCTGCTCGCCTCCGTGGTGCTGTCGTGTGCGGCCGCCCTGGGGTTGACCACGCTGGTGTTCCAGCACCTGATCGGCCAGGACATCCACTTCACGGTCCCGGTCATCGTGTTCGTCCTGCTCGTCGCCGTGGGCGCGGACTACAACATCCTGCTGATGAGCCGGATGCGCGAGAGCGGGCTCGCTCTGGACCGCGATGAGGTCGCCCGAGCGGTCACCGCCACCGGACCCGTCATCACCGCCGCCGGCCTGATCTTCGCCTCCACCTTCGTCGCCCTGCTGTTCTCCCCCGTCGAGGCTCTGGCCCAGACCGGGTTCGCTGTCGCCGCAGGACTCCTGCTCGACACGTTCGTCGTTCGCACCCTCGTCGTCCCCGCCTGCGCAGCACTGCTCGAGGACCGCAGCTGGTGGCCACACCGGAACCCGGCCGCGGCATCCGCGCCGCAGCCAGGCACGACTGCCGGTGCTCGCGCATGA